The Deinococcus humi genome has a segment encoding these proteins:
- a CDS encoding Mov34/MPN/PAD-1 family protein: protein MSLILPAVLADALWAHATREAPRECVGALGGTGWTAEETGGKGVRTEALYPLPNISPIPEREYLADPVHLLRALKAMREGGLALVALYHSHPHGPARPSLTDLRLAAYPVPYVIADLERRVLRAYLLPQGTAVAVQLED from the coding sequence GTGTCCCTGATCCTCCCTGCCGTCCTGGCCGACGCGCTGTGGGCGCACGCTACCCGCGAAGCCCCTCGCGAGTGCGTGGGCGCGCTGGGCGGCACAGGGTGGACGGCGGAAGAGACAGGGGGCAAGGGGGTCCGCACGGAGGCGCTGTACCCGCTGCCCAACATCTCCCCCATTCCCGAACGCGAATACCTGGCGGACCCGGTGCATCTCCTCAGGGCGCTCAAGGCCATGAGGGAAGGAGGTCTGGCGCTGGTGGCGCTGTATCACAGCCACCCGCACGGTCCGGCGCGGCCCAGCCTTACCGACCTCCGCCTGGCGGCCTACCCGGTGCCGTATGTCATCGCCGATCTGGAACGCCGCGTCCTGCGCGCCTACCTTCTGCCGCAGGGCACGGCCGTAGCGGTGCAGTTAGAGGACTGA
- a CDS encoding fasciclin domain-containing protein — protein MKKQTSLVTLGLLLATPALAGGAGAPVAQPAPACRSIAQIVASDPNFSTLATAVEAAGLTETLQGGSYTVFAPTNAAFAKLPSDTLAAVLNDQDMLKGILLYHVVPGKVTAKQVTGMTSGKTAEGSSFLVTIMDGKVMIDNATVTKADVVACNGIVHVIDTVLMPAPAVAEAPATTEAPATTEAPAATEAPATAEAPATTEAPATTEAPAAEQPVAQAAPATPTAPPAVSIADIPALPLSGATVNADAAATTTTDTAAPTDTAATTDAATTTDTTTTTDTTTTDTAATTDTTSADTTPDAATTDTATTDTEAAADASASTAEVSTNSLYDVIVADDRFSTLRDLLSDAGLTDILMDNEYTIFAPTNEAFEAVDPEALALIASDPDTLQQVLLYHVVTGKMTADQVSAETQLRSLEGSSLDLKNEAGIQMIGDARVSATVDTADNGIIYVIDKVLLPPTLKLPAPPTPAEAPAATAPAATTTTDTSTAAATTTTTTTPAATTTTDTSAAAATTTTTPAATTTTPATAPAAPAPAPAPAAAATTTATGAETLVSRLQGEAQFSTLVSLIQKAGLADALLAADVTIFAPTNDAFAKLPQATLDALMADDAKLKQVLTFHVVSGRVTDAELMGTQLRSLENSSLDLKTEAGVLQIGVATNGVITGATVNTTPIVVGNNAIYPIDTVLIPPTLTLGQATPAAPAATTPAAPAATAPVAVPPAAPVSPTPAAVTGAMTLEQRLAAEPQFSTLLSLLQTAELTTPLMAADVTIFAPTNDAFAKVPKETLDRLMADKALLKQVLSFHVVSGNVTDVDLKATQLRSLEGSSLDLQDKAGVLMIGVLQGSDITGATVNITPIMVGNSAIYPIDSVLIPPTFK, from the coding sequence ATGAAGAAGCAGACCAGTCTCGTTACGCTTGGCTTACTCCTGGCAACCCCCGCCCTGGCTGGCGGTGCCGGTGCGCCGGTGGCCCAGCCCGCCCCCGCTTGTAGGTCTATCGCGCAGATCGTGGCCAGCGATCCCAATTTCAGCACGCTGGCCACGGCGGTGGAAGCGGCCGGGCTGACCGAGACGCTTCAGGGCGGCAGCTACACGGTTTTCGCCCCCACCAACGCCGCCTTCGCCAAGCTGCCCAGCGACACGCTGGCGGCGGTGCTCAACGACCAGGATATGCTGAAGGGCATCCTGCTGTACCACGTCGTTCCGGGCAAGGTCACCGCCAAGCAAGTTACGGGCATGACTTCTGGCAAGACGGCGGAAGGGTCTAGCTTCCTGGTCACGATCATGGACGGCAAGGTCATGATCGACAATGCCACCGTGACCAAGGCCGATGTGGTGGCCTGCAACGGCATCGTCCACGTAATCGACACCGTGTTGATGCCTGCGCCTGCTGTTGCTGAAGCACCAGCCACCACGGAAGCACCAGCCACCACTGAAGCCCCTGCTGCCACCGAAGCGCCTGCGACGGCTGAAGCACCGGCTACTACTGAGGCACCGGCCACCACCGAAGCGCCTGCTGCCGAGCAGCCGGTGGCCCAGGCTGCGCCGGCAACGCCCACTGCCCCACCCGCCGTGAGCATTGCCGACATTCCGGCCCTGCCTCTGAGTGGCGCAACCGTGAACGCCGACGCGGCAGCCACGACGACGACAGACACCGCCGCGCCCACCGATACTGCGGCTACTACCGACGCGGCGACGACCACGGATACCACAACAACCACTGACACCACGACGACGGACACTGCGGCCACGACGGATACGACCTCCGCCGATACGACCCCAGACGCTGCCACCACCGATACGGCCACCACCGACACTGAAGCAGCTGCCGACGCCAGCGCCAGTACCGCCGAAGTGAGCACCAACTCGCTGTACGACGTTATTGTGGCTGATGACCGCTTCAGCACCCTGCGCGATCTGCTGAGCGATGCGGGCCTCACCGACATCCTGATGGACAACGAGTACACCATCTTCGCGCCCACCAACGAGGCGTTCGAGGCCGTTGATCCTGAAGCCCTGGCCCTGATTGCCAGTGATCCGGACACCCTGCAGCAGGTGCTGCTGTACCACGTTGTTACGGGCAAGATGACCGCGGATCAGGTCTCGGCTGAAACCCAGCTGCGCAGCCTGGAAGGCAGCAGTCTGGACCTCAAGAACGAGGCAGGCATCCAGATGATCGGCGACGCCAGGGTGAGTGCCACCGTAGATACGGCCGACAACGGCATCATCTATGTGATCGACAAGGTGCTGCTGCCCCCCACCCTGAAGCTGCCTGCCCCGCCCACCCCAGCAGAAGCCCCGGCAGCAACAGCGCCAGCGGCAACCACAACGACTGACACCAGCACTGCCGCGGCGACCACCACAACCACGACCACTCCTGCAGCGACGACGACGACCGACACCAGCGCAGCAGCGGCGACCACCACAACTACTCCGGCGGCGACTACGACTACGCCGGCAACGGCTCCTGCAGCCCCTGCACCTGCGCCCGCCCCTGCGGCAGCGGCAACAACCACAGCCACTGGTGCCGAAACGCTGGTTTCGCGCCTGCAGGGTGAAGCGCAGTTCAGCACGCTGGTCAGCCTGATTCAGAAGGCCGGCCTGGCCGATGCGCTACTGGCGGCGGACGTGACGATCTTCGCCCCTACCAACGACGCCTTCGCCAAACTGCCCCAGGCCACCCTGGACGCGTTGATGGCTGACGACGCCAAGCTCAAGCAGGTTCTGACCTTCCACGTTGTCTCCGGCCGCGTGACCGATGCCGAGCTGATGGGAACCCAGCTGCGGAGCCTGGAAAACAGCAGCCTGGATCTGAAGACCGAAGCGGGCGTCCTGCAGATCGGTGTGGCCACCAACGGGGTCATTACCGGAGCGACCGTGAACACCACCCCAATCGTCGTGGGCAACAACGCCATCTACCCCATCGATACGGTGCTGATTCCCCCGACTCTGACCCTGGGCCAGGCCACTCCAGCGGCTCCTGCCGCGACGACGCCCGCTGCGCCCGCCGCCACCGCTCCTGTGGCCGTGCCGCCTGCCGCCCCCGTTTCCCCGACTCCAGCCGCTGTCACGGGCGCCATGACCCTGGAGCAGCGTTTGGCCGCCGAGCCGCAGTTCAGCACCCTGCTGAGCCTGCTCCAGACCGCTGAACTGACCACCCCACTGATGGCGGCCGACGTGACGATCTTCGCGCCCACCAACGATGCCTTCGCCAAGGTGCCCAAAGAAACGCTAGACCGTCTGATGGCCGACAAGGCGCTGCTCAAGCAGGTGCTGAGCTTCCACGTCGTCTCCGGTAACGTGACTGACGTTGACCTGAAAGCCACGCAGCTCCGCAGCCTGGAAGGCAGCAGCCTGGACTTGCAGGACAAGGCTGGTGTGCTGATGATCGGCGTGCTGCAAGGCAGCGACATCACCGGGGCAACCGTGAACATTACCCCGATCATGGTGGGCAACAGCGCCATCTATCCCATTGACTCGGTGCTGATTCCCCCCACCTTCAAGTAA
- a CDS encoding FtsK/SpoIIIE family DNA translocase, producing the protein MSKARAKSSPPVSRFDGEALGLVLFAVGIFLAVTLLLPGEAGIESGVPITPGSGGTTGFMGGARSLLLDGLGWGAYLLPIIPVAYGTLVFLGRDLRNLTRRVLGGVLVVVSLLGLHEVFQPGAAGQGAETVMRPLTTTLSYAAALLPLVMLTLGLELMLRLAPLSMLKAVFRQLSVWLGGASAGVQGAIEARQDGIESARARGGVRAGLMAHGRELETLRRLYPDSNELKTQQAELKAAGREVRHQDEAGLKGLERDLKHWQESVRLFVGNAARDLRELVAREAPDAGADAEARATEIRQGRHELSVALPSTQASDALERLRRSMVSEIQRLAGRAGKLERERLAAEKALVKADSATLAREWPAHRERQIAWQEISRDFTAWRSRADVYPGWPDLTAAFDRAPTEVAGELAAALAEDTDGTLRDQDRWRTRLAQAREEALRRAEAITGTAIPEVPAPTAPPALDFDFVNDGPLEEDTFIEPAPAALSGPTITATVDPAIWGAPPAAALQTASRAEGEETGVLDPFADWDDDDLPFGPAPSQSGRALNAVPAPKAEPMLGSSGVRAGAPRPEATSETLPWENAATGQAKPQQRPSNPIGAIALALPDDGLLDPIPAAAHNTAALEVSARQRAGLIDETLRHFGLQARVVDYARGPTVTRYEIEPAPGEKISRIASLSNDLARALAVGGVRVEAPVPGKSVIGLEVPNAEREPVTFHQAASAPNFRNTRAKLPVILGKSIDGELMVGDLAKMPHLLVAGSTGSGKSVCVNTLITSLLFKYLPSELRFLMIDPKMVELTPYDGIPHLVRSVVTNPVDAAGVLLGAVAHMERRYKMMSAVGAKNLEQFNAKMRQTGETELPHLVIIIDELADLMITSPKEVESAIMRLAQMARATGMHLILATQRPSVDILTSLIKVNVPARIAFAVSSSHDSRTILDSMGAERLTGMGDMLFYQPGQVKPVRLQGPYISEAESARISDELRRMVFEDDFVEAYGADFEGEVMASGPGDRSGMDFSDPLLRQAAQICIEEGQGSVSRLQRRLSVGHARAGKLMDLLEAMGIVSKHQGSKPRDVLVTEADLPEYFG; encoded by the coding sequence ATGTCAAAGGCCCGCGCCAAAAGTTCCCCTCCGGTCAGCCGCTTCGACGGCGAGGCGCTGGGCCTGGTGCTGTTTGCCGTGGGTATTTTCCTGGCGGTGACCCTGCTCCTGCCGGGCGAGGCGGGCATCGAGAGCGGCGTCCCGATCACGCCGGGCAGCGGCGGGACGACCGGGTTCATGGGCGGGGCGCGTTCGCTGCTGCTGGACGGGCTGGGCTGGGGCGCGTATCTGCTGCCGATCATTCCCGTGGCTTATGGCACGCTGGTGTTTCTGGGCCGCGACCTGCGGAACCTGACCCGGCGGGTCCTGGGCGGGGTGCTCGTGGTGGTCTCGCTGCTGGGGCTGCACGAGGTCTTTCAGCCGGGGGCAGCGGGTCAGGGGGCCGAGACGGTCATGCGGCCGCTGACCACCACGCTGAGCTACGCCGCGGCGCTGCTGCCCCTGGTCATGCTGACCCTGGGCCTGGAGCTGATGCTGCGGCTGGCTCCGCTGAGCATGCTCAAGGCGGTCTTCCGGCAGCTCAGCGTGTGGCTGGGCGGCGCGTCCGCTGGGGTGCAGGGGGCCATCGAGGCCCGGCAGGACGGCATCGAGTCGGCGCGCGCCCGCGGCGGGGTCCGCGCCGGGCTGATGGCCCACGGGCGTGAACTGGAGACGCTGCGCCGCCTGTACCCCGATTCCAACGAACTCAAGACCCAGCAGGCCGAACTCAAGGCCGCCGGGCGTGAGGTGCGCCATCAGGACGAGGCGGGCCTCAAGGGGCTGGAGCGGGACCTGAAGCACTGGCAGGAAAGCGTGCGCCTGTTTGTCGGCAACGCTGCCCGCGACCTGCGCGAGCTGGTGGCGCGCGAGGCCCCCGACGCCGGGGCTGACGCCGAGGCCCGTGCCACCGAGATCCGTCAGGGCCGCCACGAGCTGAGCGTGGCGCTGCCCAGCACCCAAGCCAGTGACGCGCTGGAGCGCCTGCGGCGCAGCATGGTGTCCGAGATCCAGCGTCTGGCCGGGCGGGCGGGCAAGCTGGAGCGCGAACGTCTGGCCGCCGAGAAGGCGTTGGTTAAGGCCGACAGCGCCACGCTGGCCCGCGAGTGGCCGGCCCACCGCGAGCGCCAGATAGCATGGCAGGAGATCAGCCGCGACTTCACGGCCTGGCGCTCGCGGGCCGACGTGTATCCCGGCTGGCCCGATCTGACCGCCGCCTTTGACCGCGCGCCCACCGAGGTGGCTGGCGAGCTGGCTGCGGCGCTGGCTGAGGACACCGACGGCACCCTGCGTGACCAGGACCGCTGGCGTACCCGCCTTGCCCAGGCCCGCGAGGAAGCGTTGCGCCGCGCCGAGGCGATCACCGGCACCGCGATCCCGGAGGTACCTGCCCCCACCGCGCCGCCCGCCCTCGACTTCGACTTTGTGAACGATGGACCACTGGAAGAGGACACTTTCATTGAGCCTGCCCCCGCTGCCCTGAGCGGCCCCACCATCACCGCCACAGTTGACCCGGCCATCTGGGGAGCGCCGCCCGCCGCCGCCCTGCAGACCGCTTCCAGAGCTGAAGGTGAGGAGACGGGTGTCCTCGATCCTTTCGCCGACTGGGACGACGACGATCTGCCGTTCGGTCCCGCACCGTCCCAGAGCGGGCGTGCCCTGAATGCGGTGCCAGCCCCTAAGGCCGAGCCCATGCTGGGCAGCAGTGGCGTGCGTGCAGGTGCGCCCAGACCAGAGGCCACATCAGAGACGCTGCCGTGGGAGAACGCGGCCACAGGTCAGGCCAAGCCGCAGCAGCGTCCCAGCAACCCCATCGGCGCCATCGCGCTGGCCCTGCCTGACGACGGATTGCTCGATCCCATCCCGGCGGCGGCACACAACACCGCGGCGCTGGAGGTCTCGGCGCGGCAGCGGGCCGGGCTGATCGACGAGACGCTGCGGCACTTTGGCCTGCAGGCCAGGGTGGTGGACTACGCGCGCGGCCCCACTGTCACGCGCTACGAGATCGAACCCGCCCCCGGTGAGAAGATCAGCCGGATTGCCAGCCTGTCTAACGATCTGGCCCGCGCCCTGGCGGTAGGCGGGGTGCGCGTGGAGGCCCCGGTGCCCGGCAAGAGCGTGATCGGTCTGGAAGTGCCCAACGCCGAACGCGAACCCGTGACCTTCCATCAGGCGGCCTCGGCCCCCAACTTCCGCAATACCCGCGCCAAGCTGCCGGTCATTCTGGGCAAGAGCATCGACGGCGAGCTGATGGTGGGCGACCTGGCCAAGATGCCGCACCTGCTGGTGGCAGGCAGCACCGGCTCGGGCAAATCGGTGTGCGTCAACACCCTGATCACCTCGCTGCTGTTCAAGTATCTGCCGAGCGAGTTGCGCTTCCTGATGATCGATCCCAAGATGGTGGAACTCACCCCCTACGACGGCATCCCGCATCTGGTCCGCAGCGTGGTGACCAATCCGGTGGACGCGGCGGGCGTGCTGCTGGGCGCGGTGGCCCACATGGAACGCCGCTACAAGATGATGAGCGCGGTGGGCGCGAAAAACCTGGAACAGTTCAATGCCAAGATGCGCCAGACCGGCGAGACCGAGCTGCCGCATCTGGTCATCATCATCGACGAGCTGGCGGATCTGATGATCACCAGTCCCAAAGAAGTGGAATCCGCAATCATGCGCCTGGCACAGATGGCGCGGGCCACTGGCATGCACCTGATCCTGGCGACGCAGCGCCCCAGCGTGGACATCCTCACCAGCCTGATCAAGGTGAACGTCCCGGCCCGCATCGCCTTTGCGGTCAGCAGCAGCCACGATTCGCGCACCATCCTTGACAGCATGGGAGCCGAACGCCTGACTGGTATGGGCGACATGCTGTTCTACCAGCCCGGTCAGGTCAAGCCTGTGCGCCTGCAGGGGCCGTACATCAGTGAAGCCGAATCCGCCCGTATCAGCGACGAACTGCGCCGGATGGTCTTCGAGGACGACTTTGTGGAAGCTTACGGCGCGGATTTCGAGGGCGAGGTGATGGCCAGCGGCCCAGGTGACCGCAGCGGCATGGATTTCAGCGATCCGCTGCTGCGTCAGGCCGCGCAGATCTGCATTGAGGAGGGTCAGGGAAGCGTGTCGCGCTTGCAGCGCCGCCTGAGCGTGGGCCACGCCCGCGCCGGGAAACTGATGGACCTGCTGGAGGCCATGGGGATTGTCAGCAAGCATCAGGGCAGCAAGCCCAGGGATGTGCTGGTGACCGAGGCAGATCTGCCCGAATATTTTGGCTAA
- the murD gene encoding UDP-N-acetylmuramoyl-L-alanine--D-glutamate ligase — translation MGSATAGGGHLLIYGLGRSGRGVARFLAAEGWRAEWHDARPSAEDQALMADLQFSRGDVGSSYATVVAAPGVPIDHPDLQSLRGRGAEIIGEVALAARLRPGLPIVGVTGTAGKGGTTVLVASLLRACGVNAREGGNIDPPLLDVVDAAEVAVAELSSFQLERVPGLRLPVAVITNLGVDHLDRHGTVNAYHAAKLNITAGQEDGDVLIVPEGMEVRTRARVQAFRAARLVLRGGEEVLPTAELPGSIHPANAAAALLAAEAMLVRLGRPVQPDLLAAALRTAKPQRGRFETVAQRGNVRFIDDSIATRTIAVQAALERAEVPIAWLVGGRDKGADLAPLREAAQGRVKTVIAFGEDGEKLARELGLPFVTASGTDGDETMRAAARAGLEALGDRGTVLLAPVGTSFDQFRDYAQRGDSFRRAALALTDGAPAAAEAGA, via the coding sequence ATGGGCAGCGCAACGGCCGGAGGTGGGCACCTGCTCATTTACGGTCTGGGGCGCAGTGGACGCGGTGTGGCACGGTTTCTGGCTGCAGAGGGCTGGCGAGCGGAGTGGCATGACGCCCGGCCCTCCGCCGAGGACCAGGCGTTGATGGCCGATCTGCAGTTCAGCCGTGGCGACGTGGGGAGCTCTTACGCGACAGTCGTGGCGGCCCCCGGCGTGCCCATCGATCACCCGGACCTGCAAAGCCTGCGCGGACGCGGCGCGGAAATCATCGGCGAGGTGGCGCTGGCCGCCCGCCTGCGCCCTGGGTTGCCGATCGTGGGCGTGACTGGCACGGCGGGCAAGGGCGGGACCACGGTGCTGGTCGCCTCGCTGCTGCGGGCCTGCGGCGTGAACGCGCGCGAGGGTGGCAACATCGATCCCCCGCTGTTGGACGTGGTGGACGCGGCCGAGGTGGCGGTGGCCGAACTGTCCAGTTTTCAGCTGGAGCGGGTGCCGGGCCTGCGCCTGCCGGTGGCCGTGATCACCAATCTGGGCGTCGATCACCTGGACCGTCACGGCACGGTGAACGCCTACCACGCTGCCAAGCTGAACATCACAGCCGGGCAGGAGGACGGGGACGTGCTGATCGTCCCCGAGGGGATGGAGGTTCGCACGCGAGCCAGGGTCCAGGCTTTCCGCGCGGCGCGACTGGTCCTGAGGGGCGGCGAGGAAGTCCTGCCCACCGCCGAGTTGCCCGGGTCCATTCATCCGGCCAATGCCGCCGCCGCGCTGCTGGCTGCCGAGGCCATGCTCGTCCGGCTGGGGCGCCCGGTGCAGCCGGACCTCCTGGCAGCGGCGCTGCGGACCGCGAAGCCGCAAAGAGGCCGCTTCGAGACGGTGGCGCAGCGGGGCAATGTGCGCTTTATCGACGACAGCATCGCCACCCGCACCATCGCCGTTCAGGCGGCGTTGGAACGCGCAGAAGTGCCCATTGCCTGGCTGGTGGGCGGACGCGACAAGGGGGCAGATCTCGCCCCGCTGCGGGAAGCGGCGCAGGGGCGCGTGAAGACGGTGATTGCGTTCGGTGAGGACGGTGAGAAGCTGGCCCGCGAACTGGGGCTGCCCTTCGTGACCGCTTCCGGCACGGACGGTGACGAGACCATGCGGGCCGCCGCGCGCGCCGGGCTGGAGGCCCTGGGAGATCGGGGCACAGTGCTGCTGGCCCCGGTGGGCACCAGTTTCGATCAGTTCCGCGACTACGCCCAGCGCGGCGACAGTTTCCGGCGAGCGGCACTGGCATTGACGGACGGCGCGCCCGCAGCCGCGGAGGCCGGGGCATGA
- a CDS encoding FtsW/RodA/SpoVE family cell cycle protein codes for MSIQLIIAQVLLMVLGLLGVAAARPDLIVEHAWKTVLALGITFLVARLRPKTFLKLGPPFWALTLVLLLLVLFVGVGTEESSATKRWLDFGGPFRFQPSELAKLGLVMMLASFFSRRGVQNKLVSATVMIVITTGLVFAEPDLGSSVLMFGLGIILMYAAGVRISNITGFMLALALMALPLFSRYLERHPYILARWQGHQARDEERAVGLDQIGFAHRDLTWGGWWGQGPDGRRYEYFAAHTDMVVASVGFTTGLLGVITLLFCYWLIVSVALQTSQLAARIRPMTAEIHGASILATGTMFMIVGQAFVNLAVAAGFFPVTGVPLPLVSFGFSSMLTMSVALGIIHSALREVKRNLPETELRPAGVSAGEREELELSAD; via the coding sequence ATGAGCATCCAGCTGATCATCGCGCAGGTACTCCTGATGGTGCTGGGGCTGCTGGGTGTGGCCGCCGCGCGCCCGGACCTGATCGTGGAACACGCCTGGAAGACGGTGCTGGCGCTGGGGATCACCTTTCTGGTGGCCCGGCTGCGCCCGAAGACCTTCCTGAAGCTGGGACCGCCGTTCTGGGCGCTGACCCTGGTCCTGCTCCTGCTAGTTCTCTTCGTCGGGGTGGGCACCGAGGAAAGTTCGGCGACCAAGCGCTGGCTGGACTTCGGGGGCCCCTTCCGTTTCCAGCCGTCCGAACTGGCGAAACTGGGCCTGGTCATGATGCTGGCCTCGTTCTTCTCGCGTCGGGGCGTGCAGAACAAGCTGGTCAGCGCCACCGTGATGATCGTGATCACCACCGGGCTGGTCTTCGCCGAGCCGGATCTGGGCAGCAGCGTCTTGATGTTCGGGCTGGGCATCATCCTCATGTACGCCGCCGGGGTGCGGATCAGCAACATCACCGGCTTCATGCTGGCGCTGGCCTTGATGGCCCTGCCGCTGTTCTCCAGGTATCTGGAACGACATCCGTACATTCTGGCGCGCTGGCAGGGCCACCAGGCCCGCGACGAGGAACGGGCGGTGGGCCTGGACCAGATCGGCTTCGCCCACCGTGACCTGACGTGGGGCGGTTGGTGGGGCCAGGGACCGGACGGACGGCGTTACGAGTACTTCGCCGCCCACACCGACATGGTGGTGGCCTCGGTGGGCTTCACCACCGGGCTGCTGGGCGTCATCACGCTGCTGTTCTGCTACTGGCTGATCGTGTCGGTGGCGCTGCAGACCTCCCAGCTGGCCGCGCGCATCCGGCCCATGACGGCGGAAATCCACGGGGCCAGCATCCTGGCGACCGGCACGATGTTCATGATCGTGGGTCAGGCTTTCGTCAATCTGGCGGTCGCCGCCGGGTTCTTTCCGGTCACGGGCGTGCCGCTGCCGCTGGTCAGTTTCGGCTTTTCCAGCATGCTGACCATGAGCGTGGCCCTGGGCATCATTCACTCGGCCCTTCGCGAGGTCAAGCGCAACCTGCCCGAAACCGAACTCCGGCCCGCCGGGGTCAGCGCAGGCGAACGGGAGGAACTGGAACTGAGCGCCGATTAG
- a CDS encoding endo alpha-1,4 polygalactosaminidase: MLTVIPPLSPHLPLSVYYGLPTPQALQTLGNFQTAIVQTTLYTPAQLSGLRAGGTRVLGYLSVGEDHPHGEYACTPGCAAYHLTVNPQWGSVAVDVSHPEWWAEVLRRAAAELQHADGLLLDTLDSAEPAATLALVQTLRTAFPQATLLANRGFGLLPGLARLVDGVLFEGFSTTHTPAYAVLDTQGLDYTAHWLGELRALGLNVCALDYADTPALAQAARARAERLHLQTFVTDRALTLAGGLDGAQSLGGRCSEPETMGASAVSC, from the coding sequence TTGCTCACCGTCATTCCTCCACTCTCGCCCCACCTGCCCCTGAGCGTCTATTACGGCCTGCCCACTCCACAGGCCCTACAGACGCTGGGCAACTTCCAGACCGCCATCGTCCAGACCACCCTGTACACTCCCGCCCAGCTCAGCGGGTTACGGGCGGGTGGGACGCGGGTGCTGGGTTACCTGAGCGTGGGCGAGGACCATCCACACGGCGAGTACGCATGCACTCCCGGCTGCGCGGCCTACCATCTGACGGTCAACCCGCAGTGGGGCAGCGTGGCCGTGGATGTCAGTCACCCCGAGTGGTGGGCCGAGGTGCTGCGCCGCGCCGCGGCCGAACTCCAGCACGCCGACGGCCTGCTGCTCGATACGCTGGACAGCGCGGAGCCGGCGGCAACCCTGGCGCTGGTGCAGACGCTACGGACCGCGTTTCCGCAGGCAACCCTGCTGGCAAACCGGGGCTTCGGGTTGCTGCCGGGACTGGCGCGGCTGGTGGACGGCGTGCTGTTCGAGGGCTTCAGCACCACGCATACCCCGGCTTACGCCGTGTTGGACACGCAGGGGCTGGACTACACGGCCCACTGGCTCGGGGAACTGCGCGCCCTGGGCCTGAACGTGTGCGCCCTGGATTACGCCGACACCCCGGCGCTGGCCCAGGCGGCACGAGCGCGGGCCGAGCGCCTGCATCTCCAGACCTTCGTGACGGACCGCGCCCTCACGCTGGCCGGAGGTCTGGACGGAGCGCAGTCCCTGGGAGGTCGGTGCAGCGAACCAGAAACAATGGGGGCGTCAGCCGTTTCTTGCTGA